From one Sorangium aterium genomic stretch:
- the sbnA gene encoding 2,3-diaminopropionate biosynthesis protein SbnA: MLKQEQLLARAATLVSMLRGTPVVKLEHERLDLSVKLEYCNAVGSIKDRPALWILKTAIERGEVDPQTTVVESSSGNFAIALAAYAQLLGLDYIPVIDPHISAVNEHVLRSLCARVVKVEERDDTGGFLKTRLARVQSLCAALPSSYWPNQYKNPDGMMAHFHTTGREICEAFTALDFVFVAVSSAGTIAGLSRRLKEHFPGVKIVAVDAEGSVIFGGPPRPRRIPGIGAGVVPDLLREALIDDVVIVPEVESIAACRTLLDRHKLLVGGSTGTVYAAIQRYFSKATGLVRPKVLFLCADRGVPYLDTVYNPAWASRYAEG; this comes from the coding sequence ATGCTTAAACAAGAGCAACTCCTGGCGCGGGCGGCCACGCTCGTCAGCATGCTCCGTGGGACGCCGGTCGTGAAGCTCGAGCACGAGCGGCTCGATCTCTCCGTGAAGCTCGAGTACTGCAACGCGGTCGGGAGCATCAAGGACCGCCCCGCGCTCTGGATCCTGAAGACGGCGATCGAGCGCGGCGAGGTCGACCCGCAGACGACGGTCGTGGAGTCGTCGTCAGGCAACTTCGCGATCGCGCTCGCCGCGTACGCTCAGCTCCTCGGCCTCGACTACATCCCCGTGATCGATCCCCACATCTCCGCGGTGAACGAGCACGTGCTCCGCTCGCTCTGCGCGAGGGTCGTGAAGGTGGAGGAGCGCGACGACACCGGGGGATTCCTGAAGACGCGGCTCGCCCGGGTGCAGTCGCTCTGCGCCGCGCTGCCCAGCTCTTACTGGCCCAACCAGTACAAGAACCCTGACGGGATGATGGCCCATTTCCACACGACGGGGCGGGAGATCTGCGAGGCGTTCACGGCCCTCGATTTCGTGTTCGTCGCCGTGAGCTCGGCGGGGACGATCGCGGGGCTCTCGCGGCGCCTGAAGGAGCACTTCCCGGGCGTGAAGATCGTCGCGGTGGACGCCGAGGGCTCGGTGATCTTCGGCGGCCCGCCGCGGCCGCGGCGCATCCCGGGGATCGGCGCGGGGGTCGTTCCGGATCTGCTCCGCGAGGCGCTGATCGACGATGTGGTGATCGTGCCCGAGGTCGAGTCGATCGCCGCGTGCCGGACCCTGCTCGACCGCCACAAGCTGCTCGTCGGCGGCTCGACGGGGACGGTCTACGCCGCGATCCAGCGCTATTTCAGCAAGGCGACCGGCCTCGTGAGGCCGAAGGTCCTGTTCCTCTGCGCGGACCGCGGCGTGCCTTATCTGGACACTGTTTACAACCCTGCTTGGGCGTCGCGTTACGCCGAGGGATGA
- a CDS encoding carbamoyltransferase family protein: MLTLGLSGGLSFAHEEMYDIPKSFTHDGAAVLVDGGEVIAGIEEERLNRIKHSNKFPIEAIRFCLARGGVDIDRVDRIAFYASEEYCNALLGRVRLLTGGALPRIDARTLLAAKLGQGLGRPIDRDKIVFVPHHQAHAASTYLLSGYDDSLIVAIDGSGDFLSGLVAVGSGDRIDVLKTIPESKSLGNFYVSVIALLGYGVFDEYKVMGLAPYGDPARYRALMSSLYTLLPDGDYEIHRDRVGALAQAIEVRRKGGPFTQQHRDVAASLQEALEALALHVIRHEREATGKTRLCLAGGVAHNCTMNGKILYSGMFERVFVQPAAHDAGCALGAALHTTLAAGALKSRRRIEHVFWGRDVGGEAEIERELSAWSRFLRHERAEDLPGRVAEVIAAGAAVGWAQGGSEFGPRALGHRSILADPRPAANKDLVNAMVKKREAYRPFAPAVLAEDAREFFELPPGEDEFPFMIFVLKVREDKRSVLGATTHVDGTARVQTVARGSNPHFWGVLKAFKDRTGVPVLLNTSFNNNVEPIVDSAHDVVTSFLTTGLNYLAIGGFFVEKRAWTWEDVAALAVDIPRHVRVDQIRRFVAMDRAATAFELRNTYDAGVRVSVSADLGEALMRADGARSLAELLADAGVDEPARAQKAAQELEGLWAERFVSLRPRGA; this comes from the coding sequence ATGCTGACGCTGGGCCTTTCCGGCGGGTTGAGCTTCGCCCACGAGGAGATGTACGACATCCCGAAGAGCTTCACGCACGACGGCGCGGCGGTGCTCGTCGACGGCGGGGAGGTCATCGCGGGGATCGAGGAGGAGCGGCTCAACCGCATCAAGCACTCCAACAAGTTCCCCATCGAGGCGATCCGCTTCTGCCTCGCCCGGGGCGGCGTCGACATCGACCGTGTGGACCGGATCGCGTTCTACGCGAGCGAGGAGTACTGCAATGCGCTCCTCGGGCGGGTGCGGCTCCTGACCGGCGGCGCGCTGCCGCGGATCGACGCGCGCACGCTGCTCGCGGCGAAGCTCGGCCAGGGCCTGGGGCGCCCGATCGACCGCGACAAGATCGTGTTCGTGCCGCACCACCAGGCGCACGCGGCGAGCACGTACCTGCTGTCGGGGTACGACGACAGCCTGATCGTGGCGATCGACGGGTCGGGAGACTTCCTGTCCGGGCTCGTGGCCGTGGGCTCGGGCGACAGGATCGACGTGCTGAAGACGATCCCGGAGTCGAAGTCGCTCGGGAACTTCTATGTCTCCGTCATCGCGCTCCTCGGATACGGGGTGTTCGACGAGTACAAGGTGATGGGGCTCGCGCCCTACGGCGATCCGGCGAGGTACCGCGCGCTGATGAGCTCGCTTTACACGCTCTTGCCGGACGGAGACTACGAGATCCACCGCGACCGCGTGGGCGCGCTGGCGCAGGCGATCGAGGTGCGCAGGAAGGGCGGGCCCTTCACCCAGCAGCACCGCGACGTCGCGGCGTCGCTGCAGGAGGCGCTGGAGGCGCTCGCGCTGCACGTGATCCGCCACGAGCGCGAGGCCACGGGCAAGACGCGGCTCTGCCTGGCCGGCGGGGTCGCGCACAACTGCACGATGAACGGGAAGATCCTCTATTCGGGGATGTTCGAGCGCGTCTTCGTGCAGCCGGCAGCGCACGACGCGGGCTGCGCGCTCGGGGCGGCGCTGCACACGACCCTCGCCGCGGGAGCGCTGAAGTCGCGGCGGCGGATCGAGCACGTGTTCTGGGGCCGCGACGTGGGCGGCGAGGCCGAGATCGAGCGCGAGCTCTCGGCGTGGTCCCGCTTCCTCCGGCACGAGCGCGCCGAGGATCTGCCGGGGCGCGTCGCCGAGGTGATCGCCGCCGGGGCCGCCGTCGGCTGGGCGCAGGGAGGATCGGAGTTCGGGCCGCGGGCGCTCGGGCACAGGAGCATCCTGGCCGACCCGAGGCCGGCCGCGAACAAGGACCTCGTGAACGCGATGGTCAAGAAGCGCGAGGCGTACCGGCCGTTCGCGCCGGCCGTCCTCGCGGAGGACGCGCGCGAGTTCTTCGAGCTCCCGCCCGGTGAGGACGAGTTCCCGTTCATGATCTTCGTGCTGAAGGTCCGAGAGGACAAGCGGAGCGTCCTCGGGGCGACGACGCACGTGGACGGCACGGCCCGCGTCCAGACGGTGGCGCGCGGCTCGAACCCGCATTTCTGGGGCGTCCTCAAGGCGTTCAAGGACAGGACGGGCGTGCCGGTGCTGCTCAACACCTCGTTCAACAACAACGTGGAGCCGATCGTCGACTCCGCGCACGACGTGGTGACGAGCTTTCTGACCACCGGGCTCAATTACCTCGCGATCGGCGGCTTCTTCGTCGAGAAGCGCGCGTGGACGTGGGAGGACGTGGCGGCGCTCGCTGTCGACATCCCGAGGCACGTCCGCGTGGACCAGATCCGCCGCTTCGTGGCGATGGATCGCGCGGCCACGGCCTTCGAGCTGCGGAACACGTACGACGCCGGCGTGCGGGTGAGCGTGTCGGCCGACCTGGGCGAGGCGCTGATGCGCGCGGACGGGGCGCGCTCCCTGGCCGAGCTGCTCGCGGACGCCGGCGTGGACGAGCCCGCGCGCGCGCAGAAGGCGGCCCAGGAGCTCGAGGGCCTCTGGGCGGAGCGGTTCGTCTCCCTGCGCCCGCGAGGAGCCTAG
- a CDS encoding acyl-CoA dehydrogenase family protein has translation MSSDDMTMSAGRKARPRIDLDRQTQLAAEALKKALAERDLPAFYRVFRSTDLPFLGRIYEGDAAGLFRACAHVLHRLGGISPAVALAVENHFYVTSAIATFPIADDARLDARRRALLSEVVEGRRLVANTNSRVHADRVNAVGTRARKVPGGHVVSGAASYTSLATEGDLLIFTTALEEGFPAVFMTRPRGNPAVEIGPYLFPDAMLDSDTRRIVFHDLFVPDEDLLLGGPGPEVVQLLLFEMVWHQVLIPSLYLGAAAQAIDESRRFLRTVRGRDGAPLAELDGMVVDIGRLVIRYRAACAAVREAGEAMGTIASARDRAERLPRLYELAGAAKYTGTRCAEETVSAARGIVGARAYAGDGALERLCKEVVFGPLGPEVNAVIERAHGRRALGEGEFDGAASSPWLDGAMSASGKEETC, from the coding sequence GTGAGCTCGGATGACATGACGATGAGCGCTGGACGCAAGGCGCGCCCGAGGATCGACCTCGATCGGCAGACGCAGCTCGCGGCAGAAGCGCTGAAGAAGGCGCTCGCGGAGCGGGATCTGCCGGCCTTCTACCGGGTGTTCCGGTCGACGGATCTGCCCTTTTTGGGGCGCATCTACGAGGGAGACGCAGCAGGCCTGTTCCGCGCGTGCGCGCACGTGCTGCACCGGCTCGGGGGGATCTCCCCTGCTGTCGCGCTCGCTGTGGAGAACCACTTCTACGTGACCTCCGCGATAGCCACCTTCCCCATCGCGGACGACGCGCGGCTCGACGCGCGGCGGCGCGCGCTGCTCTCGGAGGTCGTCGAGGGGCGCCGGCTCGTCGCCAACACGAACTCGCGGGTCCACGCGGACCGCGTGAACGCGGTGGGGACGCGGGCGCGGAAGGTGCCCGGAGGACACGTGGTGAGCGGCGCCGCGTCGTACACGTCCCTCGCGACCGAGGGAGATCTCCTGATCTTCACGACGGCGCTTGAGGAGGGCTTCCCCGCGGTCTTCATGACGCGGCCGCGGGGCAACCCGGCCGTCGAGATAGGCCCGTACCTGTTCCCGGACGCGATGCTCGACTCCGATACACGCCGGATCGTGTTCCACGATCTCTTCGTGCCGGACGAGGACCTCCTGCTCGGCGGCCCCGGGCCGGAGGTGGTGCAGCTCCTCCTGTTCGAGATGGTGTGGCACCAGGTGCTGATTCCATCGCTGTACCTCGGCGCCGCGGCGCAGGCGATCGACGAGTCGCGCCGGTTCCTCCGCACAGTGCGCGGCCGGGACGGGGCGCCGCTCGCCGAGCTGGACGGCATGGTCGTGGATATCGGCCGCCTCGTGATCCGCTACCGCGCCGCGTGCGCGGCGGTCCGCGAGGCGGGCGAGGCGATGGGCACGATCGCCTCCGCGAGGGACCGCGCCGAGCGGCTGCCGCGGCTCTACGAGCTGGCCGGGGCCGCGAAGTACACGGGGACGAGGTGCGCTGAGGAGACCGTCTCGGCGGCGCGCGGCATCGTCGGCGCGCGCGCGTACGCGGGGGACGGCGCCCTGGAGCGCCTGTGCAAGGAGGTCGTCTTCGGCCCGCTCGGGCCGGAGGTGAACGCCGTCATCGAGCGCGCCCACGGGCGACGAGCGCTCGGAGAGGGCGAGTTCGACGGCGCGGCGTCGTCGCCGTGGCTCGATGGCGCGATGAGCGCGAGCGGCAAGGAGGAGACATGCTGA
- a CDS encoding carbamoyltransferase C-terminal domain-containing protein — translation MLTLGLAGGLDPVYDCRYDSPQFFTYDAAAVLVEDGQVVAAIEEERLNRVRRTNKFPFDALRACLRQRGVALSDVDRIAYYSGEETANLLVGRLRAAFPELAGVPDARGLLHAAIQREMRCAIDPARLVFVPHMMTHAVSAIAVSGFDQALVYVIDNEGGVFAGTSASGSRSCLTSLAAFSPQKSLGELCHRTIRALGYSPFEEAEAMELAPQGDPAALRGAMREVYRLLPDGDYDLAFQNLAAVLSKAPGRLRGDPVEQAHKDVIAALEEAISEIVLHVLRHHRTKSGLRRLCLAGGGAQICAVNSRVLASGLFDEVFVQPAAHDAGCALGAALFASDAPPRRAPLDNVAWGTDIGNADAVIPALRRWGALVTAERPADPAREAAELIAGGAAVGWANGRSEMGLVALGRRAIVADPRDERRREALNELKRRAPHRPLSVAMLAEDAAECLMLPGPAEQLRWKSFALRVRRERRAPLAAAVHADGTVRAQVVLKEADPRLFALLCAFKEISGVGALLATSLDHGAEPPAETVDDVVALLLTSRLEAAFVDDVLVRGKGPSLEARLGMVVEIPRSTQVCRTRGWLDGARIGDAWELRTSYDRGIRRKISRPAYEALVKADGSRPLSSLLDGAGADVAGELWALWTERLVRLAPAERG, via the coding sequence ATGCTGACTCTGGGCCTCGCAGGAGGCTTGGATCCCGTCTACGACTGCCGCTACGACTCGCCGCAATTCTTCACGTACGACGCGGCGGCCGTGCTGGTCGAGGACGGGCAGGTGGTGGCCGCCATCGAGGAAGAGCGGCTGAACCGCGTCCGGCGGACGAACAAGTTCCCGTTCGACGCGCTGCGCGCCTGCCTGAGACAGCGAGGCGTCGCGCTCTCGGACGTGGACCGGATCGCCTATTATTCAGGCGAGGAGACGGCCAACCTGCTCGTCGGGCGCCTGCGCGCGGCGTTCCCGGAGCTCGCCGGCGTGCCGGACGCGCGCGGGCTGCTGCACGCGGCCATCCAGCGGGAGATGAGGTGCGCGATCGATCCGGCGCGGCTCGTCTTCGTGCCGCACATGATGACGCACGCGGTGAGCGCCATCGCGGTGTCGGGCTTCGATCAGGCGCTCGTTTACGTCATCGACAACGAGGGCGGGGTTTTCGCCGGGACGTCGGCGAGCGGGAGCCGGTCGTGCCTCACGTCGCTCGCGGCGTTCTCACCGCAGAAGTCGCTCGGCGAGCTGTGCCATCGCACGATCCGCGCGCTCGGATACAGCCCGTTCGAGGAGGCCGAGGCGATGGAGCTCGCCCCGCAAGGCGACCCCGCCGCGCTCCGCGGCGCGATGCGCGAGGTGTACAGGCTGCTGCCGGACGGCGACTACGATCTCGCCTTCCAGAACCTCGCGGCGGTGCTCTCGAAGGCGCCGGGTAGGCTGCGCGGCGATCCGGTGGAGCAGGCGCACAAGGACGTGATCGCCGCGCTGGAAGAGGCGATCTCCGAGATCGTGCTCCACGTGCTGCGCCACCACCGCACGAAGAGCGGGCTCCGGCGGCTGTGCCTGGCCGGCGGCGGGGCGCAGATCTGCGCCGTCAACTCGCGCGTCCTCGCGAGCGGCCTGTTCGACGAGGTGTTCGTGCAGCCCGCGGCGCACGACGCGGGCTGCGCCCTCGGGGCCGCGCTCTTCGCGAGCGACGCGCCGCCGCGCCGCGCCCCGCTCGACAACGTGGCCTGGGGGACGGACATCGGGAACGCGGACGCGGTGATCCCGGCGCTCAGGCGCTGGGGCGCGCTCGTGACGGCGGAGCGCCCGGCCGATCCGGCCCGCGAGGCCGCGGAGCTGATCGCCGGGGGCGCCGCCGTGGGCTGGGCGAACGGCCGCTCGGAGATGGGGCTCGTTGCGCTCGGGCGCCGCGCGATCGTCGCCGATCCGAGGGACGAGCGGCGGCGGGAGGCGCTGAACGAGCTGAAGCGGCGCGCGCCGCACCGGCCGCTGTCGGTCGCGATGCTCGCCGAGGACGCGGCCGAGTGCCTGATGCTGCCGGGCCCGGCCGAGCAGCTCCGCTGGAAGAGCTTCGCCCTCCGCGTGAGGCGCGAGCGCCGCGCGCCGCTCGCCGCCGCGGTGCACGCGGACGGCACGGTCCGCGCGCAGGTGGTGCTGAAGGAGGCGGATCCCCGGCTGTTCGCGCTGCTCTGCGCGTTCAAGGAGATCTCCGGGGTCGGGGCGCTGCTCGCGACGTCGCTCGATCACGGGGCGGAGCCGCCCGCCGAGACGGTCGACGACGTTGTCGCGCTGCTCCTGACGAGCCGCCTCGAGGCCGCCTTCGTGGACGACGTGCTCGTCCGCGGGAAGGGCCCGTCGCTGGAGGCCAGGCTCGGCATGGTCGTGGAGATCCCGCGCTCGACCCAGGTATGCCGCACGCGCGGGTGGCTCGACGGCGCGCGCATCGGCGACGCCTGGGAGCTGCGGACGAGCTACGACCGCGGGATCCGCCGGAAGATCTCGCGCCCCGCGTACGAGGCGCTGGTGAAGGCCGACGGGAGCCGGCCGCTGTCGTCGCTGCTCGACGGCGCGGGGGCCGACGTCGCGGGCGAGCTCTGGGCCCTCTGGACGGAGCGGCTCGTCCGGCTCGCGCCGGCCGAGCGCGGGTGA
- a CDS encoding sigma-54 factor interaction domain-containing protein: MTSSWRFVAHSEARRRALGFAKQAASADCSVLIVGPTGAGKDILARDIHQHSKRSKHRLITVNCAALTQTLFESELFGHVRGAYTGATVSKRGVVELASGGSLFLDEIGELPAEAQAKLLRFLADGSFWPVGGSEEKSVDVRVLAATNRDLAAGLDKTFRADLFFRLSVLTIVVPPPSREDLRSLSRVLALELGERYRTLLPAREVSAVGELASNGVYRGNVRELRNAVERYFLVRDPERTVEQNWRAACALDLLAQQGAPPHDDPAAISQVHPQEVEKLYDLLFLTWASETRNARELSRRIDRSLPYVYSRLAKLGIKPKDLQNTEILERASAKIRAALAPYRSAFLQLLKET, translated from the coding sequence ATGACCAGCTCTTGGAGATTCGTCGCGCACTCTGAGGCGCGGCGCAGGGCGCTCGGGTTCGCGAAACAGGCAGCGTCCGCAGACTGCTCGGTCCTCATCGTCGGGCCGACCGGAGCGGGGAAAGACATCCTCGCGCGCGACATCCATCAGCACAGCAAGCGTTCGAAGCACCGACTCATCACCGTCAACTGCGCGGCCCTCACGCAAACGCTGTTCGAGAGCGAGCTGTTCGGCCACGTGCGCGGCGCGTACACGGGGGCGACCGTATCGAAGCGCGGCGTGGTGGAGCTCGCGTCCGGAGGCAGCCTGTTCCTCGACGAGATCGGCGAGCTGCCGGCGGAGGCGCAGGCGAAGCTCCTCCGCTTCCTCGCGGACGGCTCGTTCTGGCCCGTGGGCGGCAGCGAGGAGAAGAGCGTCGACGTCCGCGTCCTCGCCGCCACGAACCGGGACCTCGCCGCCGGTCTCGACAAGACGTTTCGAGCCGACCTGTTCTTCCGGCTCAGCGTGCTCACCATCGTCGTGCCCCCGCCCAGCCGGGAGGACCTGCGCAGCCTCTCGAGGGTCCTCGCCCTGGAGCTCGGGGAGCGCTACCGCACGCTCCTGCCCGCGCGCGAGGTGAGCGCCGTCGGCGAGCTCGCGAGCAACGGAGTGTACAGGGGCAACGTCCGCGAGCTCCGCAACGCCGTCGAGCGGTACTTCCTCGTGCGAGACCCGGAGCGGACCGTCGAGCAAAACTGGCGGGCCGCGTGCGCGCTCGACCTCCTGGCCCAGCAGGGCGCGCCCCCCCACGACGACCCAGCGGCGATATCCCAGGTGCACCCACAAGAGGTCGAGAAGCTCTACGACCTCCTTTTCCTGACGTGGGCCAGCGAGACCAGGAACGCGCGCGAGCTGTCGCGGCGAATCGATCGCTCGCTACCGTACGTTTACAGCCGCCTCGCGAAGCTCGGTATCAAGCCGAAGGATCTCCAGAACACCGAGATCCTCGAGCGCGCGTCGGCGAAGATCCGCGCGGCGCTCGCCCCCTATCGCTCCGCATTTCTCCAGCTTCTTAAAGAAACTTAA